A genomic region of Raphanus sativus cultivar WK10039 chromosome 6, ASM80110v3, whole genome shotgun sequence contains the following coding sequences:
- the LOC108813679 gene encoding beta-glucosidase 23: MALHKFPLMGLLLLLTIVVSPAIADGPVCPPTTKLSRASFPEGFLFGTATAAYQVEGAVNETCRGPSLWDIYCKRFPSRCNNDNGDVAVDFFHRYKEDIQLMKNLNTDAFRMSIAWPRIFPHGRKEKGVSQAGVQFYHDLIDELIKNGITPFVTVFHWDTPQDLEDEYGGFLSERIVKDFREYADFVFQEYGGKVKHWITFNEPWVFSHAGYDVGKKAPGRCSKYVKEECHEGRSGFEAYLVTHNLLNSHAEAVEAFRQCEKCKGGRIGIAHSPAWFEPHDLADSQDGASIDRALDFVLGWHLDTTMYGDYPQIMKDIVGHRLPKFTDAQKAKLKNSADFVGLNYYTSMFSNYLEKPDPSKPRWMQDSLVNWETKNAYNYSIGSKPITGALPVFARGFRSLLKYIKDKYGNPEIMIMENGYGEELGAADSIAVGTADHNRKYYLQRHLLSMNEAICIDKVNVTGYFVWSLLDNFEWQDGYKNRFGLYYIDFKNNLTRYEKESGKYYKDFLSQGVRPSMIKRDEL, encoded by the exons atggCTTTGCATAAGTTTCCTCTCATGGGGCTTCTTTTGCTCCTAACCATCGTAGTCTCTCCGGCAATAGCCGATGGACCTGTTTGCCCGCCGACGACCAAACTAAGCCGGGCAAGTTTCCCCGAAGGTTTTTTATTTGGCACGGCTACGGCAGCATATCAG GTTGAAGGTGCAGTGAATGAAACTTGTCGTGGACCGTCCTTATGGGATATCTACTGCAAGAGATTTCCAT CCAGATGCAACAACGATAACGGCGATGTGGCCGTTGATTTCTTCCATCGTTATAAG GAAGATATCCAACTAATGAAGAATCTGAACACAGATGCCTTCAGAATGTCTATCGCATGGCCAAGAATATTTCCTC ATGGGAGAAAGGAGAAAGGAGTGAGTCAAGCTGGTGTGCAATTTTACCATGACCTCATCGACGAGCTCATAAAAAATG GTATAACTCCGTTCGTGACAGTTTTCCACTGGGACACTCCACAAGATTTAGAGGACGAATATGGTGGCTTTTTAAGTGAAAGAATTGT GAAAGACTTCCGAGAATATGCAGATTTTGTTTTCCAAGAATATGGTGGAAAAGTGAAACATTGGATCACTTTCAATGAACCATGGGTTTTCTCCCACGCTGGTTATGATGTAGGCAAGAAAGCACCAGGACGTTGCTCAAAGTATGTCAAAGAAGAATGTCACGAAGGACGATCAGGATTCGAGGCTTACCTTGTCACTCACAATCTCCTTAACTCTCACGCAGAAGCCGTTGAAGCTTTCCGACAATGCGAAAAG TGTAAAGGTGGTAGGATCGGTATAGCACATAGTCCGGCTTGGTTTGAACCACATGACCTTGCTGATTCACAGGACGGTGCGTCCATAGACCGTGCACTTGACTTTGTTTTGGGATG GCATCTGGACACAACTATGTACGGAGATTATCCACAGATCATGAAAGATATTGTTGGACACAGATTACCTAAATTTACCGATGCACAGAAAGCAAAACTGAAAAACTCAGCCGATTTCGTTGGGCTCAACTATTATACTTCAATGTTTTCAAACTATCTGGAGAAGCCAGATCCTTCTAAACCAAGATGGATGCAAGATTCTCTAGTTAACTGGGAAA ctAAGAATGCGTACAATTACAGCATTGGTAGCAAG CCTATCACCGGTGCACTTCCCGTTTTTGCGAGAGGCTTTAGAAGTCTTTTGAAGTACATCAAGGATAAGTATGGCAACCCAGAAATTATGATAATGGAAAACG GATATGGAGAAGAACTTGGGGCTGCAGATTCAATTGCAGTTGGTACAGCTGATCACAACAGGAAATATTATCTTCAGAGGCATCTTTTGAGTATGAATGAAGCTATTTG CATCGACAAGGTGAATGTTACTGGATACTTTGTGTGGTCCTTGTTGGATAACTTTGAGTGGCAAGATGGTTACAAGAACAGATTTGGACTCTACTACATTGATTTCAAGAATAACCTCACACGATATGAGAAAGAATCGGGCAAGTATTACAAAGACTTCCTAAGTCAAGGTGTTCGTCCATCCATGATCAAGAGGGATGAGCTTTGA